In the Bos taurus isolate L1 Dominette 01449 registration number 42190680 breed Hereford chromosome 21, ARS-UCD2.0, whole genome shotgun sequence genome, one interval contains:
- the SCAMP5 gene encoding secretory carrier-associated membrane protein 5 isoform X1, translating to MSEKVNNFPPLPKFIPLKPCFYQDFEADIPPQHLSMTKRLYYLWMLNSVTLAVNLVGCLAWLIGGGGATNFGLAFLWLILFTPCSYVCWFRPIYKAFKTDSSFSFMAFFFTFMAQLVISIIQAVGIPGWGVCGWIATISFFGTNIGSAVVMLIPTVLFTVMAVFSFIALSMVHKFYRGSGGSFSKAQEEWTTGAWKNPHVQQAAQNAAMGAAQGAMNQPQTQYSATPNYTYSNEM from the exons ATGTCAG AGAAAGTGAACAACTTCCCACCACTGCCCAAATTCATCCCGCTAAAGCCATGTTTCTACCAAGACTTTGAGGCTGACATCCCTCCTCAGCATCTCAGCATGACCAAGCGCCTCTACTACCTCTGGATGC TGAATAGCGTCACGCTGGCcgtgaacctggtgggctgtctcGCGTGGCTGATCGGAGGCGGGGGAGCCACCAACTTTGGCCTCGCCTTTCTCTGGCTCATCCTCTTCACACCCTGCTCCTACGTCTGCTGGTTTCGGCCCATTTACAAGGCCTTCAA GACCGACAGCTCCTTTAGCTTCATGGCATTCTTCTTCACCTTCATGGCCCAGCTGGTCATTAGCATCATCCAGGCCGTGGGCATCCCAGGCTGGGGTGTCTG CGGCTGGATCGCCACCATCTCCTTCTTCGGGACGAACATTGGCTCAGCAGTGGTGATGCTCATCCCCACCGTCCTGTTCACGGTCATGGCCGTCTTTTCCTTCATTGCCCTCAGCATG GTCCATAAATTCTACCGGGGCAGCGGGGGGAGTTTCAGCAAAGCTCAGGAGGAGTGGACCACGGGAGCATGGAAGAACCCGCACGTGCAGCAGGCGGCCCAGAATGCAGCCATGGGGGCCGCACAGGGCGCCATGAATCAGCCGCAGACTCAGTATTCTGCCACCCCCAACTACACATACTCCAATGAGATGTGA